A part of Anser cygnoides isolate HZ-2024a breed goose chromosome 15, Taihu_goose_T2T_genome, whole genome shotgun sequence genomic DNA contains:
- the CHST12 gene encoding carbohydrate sulfotransferase 12 — MTKARLLRLSVVLVSIFMILLIIVYWDNVGTAHFYLHTSFSRPHSPGAIPGITAGGDWEALPDVDEFLAKLLSSNLKQNSSTSRKTEQLLVQGSSKPVVSNLEENVRGYDWSTHNARNSLDQEKLQIERQRTLREFCANSSFAFPTKERSFDDIPNYELNHLIVDDRHGIIYCYVPKVACTNWKRVMIVLSESLLDQGVPYRNPLDIPREHVHNTSTHLTFNKFWRRYGKFSRHLMKIKLKKYTKFLFVRDPFVRLISAFRSKFELENEEFYRRFAIPMLKLYSNHTNLPTSVSEAFGAGLKVSFSDFIQYLLDPRTEKMAPFNEHWRQVYRLCHPCQIDYDFIGKLETLDEDAAYLLQLLKVDRLLRFPPSYRNRTASSWEDDWFAKIPLAWRQQLYKLYEADFVLFGYPKPENLLKD, encoded by the coding sequence ATGACCAAAGCACGGCTCCTCCGTCTCTCTGTGGTGCTGGTCTCCATCTTCATGATCCTCCTGATCATCGTGTACTGGGACAACGTGGGAACGGCACACTTCTACCTGCACACGTCCTTTTCCAGGCCTCACTCCCCAGGGGCCATCCCTGGTATCACTGCAGGTGGGGACTGGGAAGCCTTGCCAGATGTGGATGAATTTTTGGCAAAGCTGCTTAGTTCGAACCTGAAACAGAACAGCTCTACCTCCCGAAAGACAGAGCAGCTGCTCGTCCAGGGCTCCAGCAAGCCCGTGGTGAGCAATTTGGAGGAGAACGTACGGGGCTATGACTGGTCTACACACAATGCCAGAAACAGCTTGGACCAAGAGAAACTGCAGATAGAGAGGCAGAGAACGTTGCGGGAGTTCTGTGCCAATTCCAGCTTCGCCTTCCCCACCAAGGAGCGCTCCTTTGATGACATCCCAAACTATGAGCTCAACCACCTGATTGTGGATGACCGCCACGGCATCATCTACTGTTATGTCCCCAAGGTGGCCTGCACCAACTGGAAACGGGTGATGATTGTGCTGAGTGAGAGCCTGCTGGACCAGGGGGTGCCCTACCGAAACCCCCTGGATATCCCGCGGGAACACGTTCACAACACCAGCACCCACTTGACTTTCAACAAATTCTGGCGTCGCTACGGGAAATTCTCCCGGCACCTCATGAAGATCAAGCTGAAGAAGTACACTAAGTTCCTCTTCGTACGGGACCCTTTTGTCCGCCTCATCTCTGCCTTTCGCAGCAAATTTGAGCTGGAGAACGAGGAGTTCTACCGGCGTTTTGCCATCCCCATGCTAAAGCTGTACTCCAACCATACCAACCTTCCCACCTCTGTTAGCGAGGCCTTTGGGGCAGGCCTCAAAGTCTCCTTTTCTGACTTCATCCAGTACTTACTGGATCCCAGGACAGAGAAGATGGCCCCCTTCAACGAGCACTGGAGGCAGGTTTACCGGCTGTGCCACCCGTGCCAGATAGACTATGATTTCATTGGGAAGCTGGAGACGCTGGATGAGGATGCTGCTTATCTACTGCAGCTCCTCAAAGTGGACAGGCTGCTCCGCTTTCCTCCCAGCTACAGGAACAGgactgccagcagctgggaggatGACTGGTTTGCCAAAATCCCACTGgcctggaggcagcagctctACAAGCTTTATGAAGCAGATTTTGTACTCTTTGGCTACCCCAAGCCAGAAAACTTGCTCAAAGACTAA